A genomic segment from Diospyros lotus cultivar Yz01 chromosome 5, ASM1463336v1, whole genome shotgun sequence encodes:
- the LOC127802113 gene encoding two-component response regulator ORR26-like has protein sequence MVNLLQHCSHYEVFKFGSLVEALTAIGKKKESINLIITNINQSNIKGFEILEYIEKRLNLPVISMPPNENTNLVSLELSSAVQLYILKSLSINNFKALWQHAYEKETGKATSDPSVSLVQAGAVEARPEETESFSEASRAHQNRNRKEADNRHDNSEGSARDDAPRESKRRLVWTDWLHIKFLEAIDILGPDKAFPKKIVEVMNVPGLTRENVASHLQVCCFSYLINFIQISFEFIIQLHL, from the exons ATGGTGAATCTGCTACAGCACTGCAGTCATTATGAAG TCTTTAAGTTCGGAAGCCTGGTTGAAGCTTTGACTGCTATtgggaagaaaaaggaaagcatAAACCTCATCATAACAAACATCAACCAGTCAAACATAAAAGGGTTTGAGATCCTCGAGTACATTGAAAAGAGACTCAATCTTCCTGTCATCT CAATGCCTCCCAATGAGAACACAAATCTTGTGTCCTTAGAACTATCCAGTGCAGTTCaactatatattttgaaatcatTGAGCATAAACAACTTTAAAGCCCTTTGGCAACATGCTTATGAAAAGGAGACAGGCAAAGCAACTAGTGATCCAAGTGTATCACTTGTCCAAGCGGGTGCAGTGGAAGCAAGGCCAGAGGAAACAGAATCATTTTCTGAAGCATCGAGGGCTCATCAAAATCGAAACAGAAAAGAAGCCGACAACAGACATGATAATAGTGAAGGGAGTGCCAGAGATGATGCCCCGAGGGAGAGCAAGCGAAGGCTGGTTTGGACTGATTGGCTGCACATTAAATTCTTGGAAGCCATTGACATCTTGGGGCCTGACA AGGCTTTCCCGAAGAAAATAGTTGAAGTTATGAATGTTCCAGGACTCACAAGAGAAAATGTTGCAAGTCATTTGCAGGTTTGTTGTTTTTCATATCTGataaatttcattcaaatttccttTGAATTTATCATTCAACTCCATCTCTAA